A region of the Deltaproteobacteria bacterium genome:
TGAAGGCCGCGCCGGGCGAAGAGCGCCCCATCACGCCCGAGGGACGCGCGGCGCTCGAGGCGCAATGGCGCGAGCTGGTCGACGCGCGCGCCAAGCTCCTGGGGGCCGAGTCGGCGACGCAGCGCAACGAGCTCGACCAGCAGATCCAGTTCGTGCAGGTGATCCTCGAGTCCACGCGCGTGGTGGTGACCGACGCGAGCCAGCGCGATCGCGCGTTCTTCGGCGCGACCGTGGAGCTCGAGGACGAGCAGGGTGAGCGTGTGACCTGGCGGCTCGTGGGGCCCGACGAGGCCGACGCGCGCACAGGGACGCTGTCGGTCGCGTCGCCGCTGGGGAAGGCGCTGCTCGGGCGTGAAGTGGGCGATGAGGTCACCGTCGATCGCCCGCGCGGGAAGGCGACGTTCGGAGTGGTCGCGGTTCGGTATTGAAGTCGATCGCCCGAAATCCGGCCAGCTCCGCGACTGCCCAAAATTCGGTGACTCGATTCACGTCGGACTCCAACTTGTAAATACGCAATCTGCTGCCGAATAGATCGATAAGTGGCCGGATCGGCGAAAACTCCTCGTCACGAATTCGAAAGGTTCCTTGACGAGCGCAGCTCGGTACGCGGTTCGCAATGGTGGCGGCGCGCTCACTCCTGGAGCTCGCCATGTCGCGGACGTTCAGCGGTTTCTTCTATGTGGTTGCTGCGGCCCTGATTCTCAGCGCGTGCGGTGAAGGCTCGCTGGGGCAGTCGACGGCCATCACCCAGCCCGACAAGCCCGCGGCAGGCTCAAAGTCGCTCATCCACGCCATGCCCATGACGAACAACTCCA
Encoded here:
- a CDS encoding GreA/GreB family elongation factor codes for the protein MSKAFTSGDAQPETVRRAPVKAAPGEERPITPEGRAALEAQWRELVDARAKLLGAESATQRNELDQQIQFVQVILESTRVVVTDASQRDRAFFGATVELEDEQGERVTWRLVGPDEADARTGTLSVASPLGKALLGREVGDEVTVDRPRGKATFGVVAVRY